One genomic segment of Bacteroides caccae includes these proteins:
- a CDS encoding SusC/RagA family TonB-linked outer membrane protein: MIMNKSLYIVAFSLAFATTGIAQNNEGQDKTVDLGTQTTTELRKTQAVSTIYSDELDKNATTSPYNAIYGLLPGLTVMQNTSWGTDKSRLNVRGRGSLNGDTPLFVVDGFARPIEYINLSEIESISVLKDGAATALWGGRGANGVVLITTKRGMYSKKEIKVDYKFGLGLPVNQPEFADAYTYAKARNEALRYDGLQPDMDEASFLAGGNSDLYPNVDWQKEALRNHTTSHQLDITFRGGGKRLRYFSVLNYKNDMGLLNSKYTDYTDRYNSQMKKYFLNLRMNLDVDITDVTKLKLNMLGMLRETKRPTTSEATLFEQIFNTPSAAFPVQTQNGLWGSNNVLKTNPIANLADVGYYKLNQRMLQADLRLIQDLSVLTRGLSAELAIAYDNNATYQETAKKSFMYQTIEKGTDGEPVYTNYGNPNDELEISNKGLANQYIHANFEAKVNYHRTWDKHDFTASAMFRQESMTLTGANNSRYRQYIIGTVGYNFDNRYMVDVVANCFGSSVLGKNDKYRAYPAISAAWILSNENFMKGISAFDYLKLRASYGRSGYDIYDYDMDKQYWIGSGSYYFQAGNTSAGSSLKEGMLAMEQLDLEVADKYNIGLDMSLLKGLTFSIDGFYDKRSNILIEGSGLISSAIGVTIPQMNAGKVETKGTELSTMWKKEYKNFSYYIGANFSYAKSKVIENGEGYQPYGYLSKKGYPIGQCFGWEAIGYFRDEEDIKNSPVQKFSEVRPGDVKYRDLNGDKVIDSNDQKAIGYSTAIPEIYYGINLGFEYKGFGVDALFQGVGHYSVMLNTASVYWPLRNNTNISNWYLNDKIRWTEDTKDIANVPRLTTLDNANNFRNSTQWLENGSYFKLRNLNVYYNFPSSWAKKVKMEKIQVYARANNLFSLDHVKYMNCEDLKINYPDMTSVYFGLNINF, encoded by the coding sequence ATGATTATGAATAAATCACTTTATATCGTAGCTTTCTCGTTGGCGTTTGCCACTACAGGGATAGCTCAAAATAATGAAGGACAAGATAAGACAGTCGATCTGGGAACTCAGACGACAACCGAGTTACGGAAGACACAGGCGGTATCTACCATTTATTCGGACGAATTGGATAAAAATGCAACTACGAGTCCTTACAATGCAATATATGGCCTGTTGCCGGGACTGACTGTGATGCAAAATACGAGTTGGGGAACCGACAAATCACGTTTAAATGTACGTGGTCGTGGCTCCTTGAATGGAGATACGCCATTATTTGTGGTAGACGGTTTTGCCCGCCCGATCGAATATATCAATCTTTCGGAAATAGAATCAATATCCGTATTGAAAGACGGTGCTGCTACTGCTCTTTGGGGAGGTAGAGGCGCCAACGGCGTGGTGCTGATAACTACCAAACGCGGTATGTACAGTAAAAAAGAGATCAAGGTAGATTACAAGTTTGGTTTAGGTCTGCCCGTAAACCAACCGGAATTTGCCGATGCTTATACATATGCAAAAGCCCGGAATGAAGCATTGAGATATGATGGCCTGCAACCGGATATGGATGAAGCTTCTTTTTTGGCCGGAGGTAATAGCGATCTTTATCCGAATGTTGATTGGCAGAAGGAAGCGTTGCGTAATCATACGACCAGTCATCAACTGGATATTACTTTCCGCGGGGGAGGTAAGAGGCTGCGCTATTTCAGTGTCTTGAATTATAAGAATGATATGGGACTGTTGAATTCCAAGTACACTGACTACACTGATCGTTATAATTCCCAGATGAAAAAGTATTTTCTCAATCTTCGCATGAATCTGGATGTAGATATCACAGATGTAACGAAATTGAAACTGAATATGCTCGGTATGCTGCGTGAAACGAAACGCCCTACCACATCGGAGGCTACTTTGTTTGAACAGATATTCAATACTCCATCTGCCGCATTCCCTGTACAGACTCAGAATGGACTCTGGGGTAGTAATAATGTGCTGAAAACAAACCCGATAGCCAATCTGGCGGACGTAGGCTATTATAAGCTGAATCAGCGAATGCTGCAAGCAGATCTGCGATTGATACAAGACCTGTCTGTATTGACTCGCGGACTGAGCGCTGAACTTGCTATTGCCTATGATAATAATGCAACTTATCAGGAAACAGCCAAGAAAAGCTTTATGTATCAGACCATTGAGAAAGGTACTGACGGAGAACCGGTTTATACGAATTACGGAAATCCTAACGATGAATTGGAAATCAGCAACAAAGGATTGGCTAATCAATATATACATGCCAACTTTGAAGCGAAAGTCAATTATCACCGGACATGGGATAAACATGATTTTACTGCCAGTGCCATGTTCCGCCAGGAATCAATGACTCTGACGGGAGCTAATAATAGCCGTTACCGTCAGTACATCATCGGAACCGTAGGTTATAATTTTGATAATCGTTATATGGTGGATGTTGTTGCTAACTGTTTCGGCAGTAGCGTATTGGGAAAGAACGATAAGTATCGTGCATATCCTGCCATATCTGCAGCCTGGATACTCTCGAACGAGAATTTCATGAAAGGAATCTCCGCTTTTGATTATTTGAAACTCCGCGCTTCTTACGGGCGTTCCGGATATGATATCTATGATTATGATATGGATAAGCAATATTGGATAGGAAGCGGTTCCTATTATTTTCAGGCTGGGAATACCTCTGCCGGAAGCAGTTTGAAGGAGGGAATGCTGGCAATGGAGCAACTCGACTTGGAAGTGGCAGATAAATATAATATCGGTTTGGATATGAGTTTGCTCAAAGGGTTGACTTTTTCTATTGATGGTTTCTATGACAAGCGCTCTAATATTTTAATTGAAGGAAGCGGGTTGATATCTTCTGCAATCGGAGTTACCATTCCCCAGATGAATGCGGGAAAAGTGGAAACAAAAGGAACAGAACTCTCTACTATGTGGAAAAAAGAGTATAAAAACTTCAGCTACTACATCGGTGCTAATTTCTCTTATGCCAAAAGTAAAGTCATAGAGAATGGTGAGGGGTATCAACCGTATGGCTATCTGTCTAAGAAAGGTTATCCTATCGGACAATGTTTCGGTTGGGAAGCGATCGGTTATTTTAGAGATGAGGAGGACATTAAGAACAGCCCTGTACAGAAATTCTCGGAGGTACGTCCGGGGGATGTCAAATATAGGGATTTAAATGGTGATAAAGTAATTGACAGTAATGATCAGAAAGCGATAGGATATTCTACTGCCATACCGGAGATTTACTATGGTATCAACTTAGGATTTGAGTATAAAGGTTTTGGGGTAGACGCTCTCTTCCAAGGGGTAGGGCATTATAGCGTGATGTTGAATACTGCAAGCGTGTACTGGCCGTTGAGAAACAACACAAATATTTCAAACTGGTATCTGAACGACAAAATCCGTTGGACGGAAGATACGAAAGATATTGCCAATGTTCCTCGTTTGACCACGCTGGATAATGCCAATAATTTCAGAAATAGTACACAATGGTTGGAGAACGGAAGTTACTTTAAACTTCGTAACCTGAATGTTTATTATAATTTTCCTTCTTCTTGGGCGAAGAAGGTGAAGATGGAGAAGATTCAGGTATATGCGAGAGCTAATAATCTTTTCTCGCTGGATCATGTGAAATATATGAACTGTGAGGATCTGAAAATCAATTATCCGGATATGACTTCCGTTTATTTCGGATTGAATATTAACTTCTAA